A window of the Hevea brasiliensis isolate MT/VB/25A 57/8 chromosome 6, ASM3005281v1, whole genome shotgun sequence genome harbors these coding sequences:
- the LOC110647012 gene encoding uncharacterized protein LOC110647012 isoform X1, with protein MLLRTGGVGMNSAMDDMNLIQQAQRHHLVVRELGEEIDLEIGHGDDEPSFANNPLLTGPPSEPSVEEHDEAKNIMVSQLPIEDQDMSKAQAVKRKKKVVKRWREEWADTYKWAYVDVKDGTARIFCSICREYGRKHRRNPYGNEGSRNMQMSALEEHNNSLLHKEALRLQIASKDKIVVDKPIYVKALMSKTAGSIVEAALRRDPHEAEFIQSVQEAVHGLERVIAKNTHYVNIMERLLEPERMLLFRVPWVDDRGETHVNRGFRVHFNQALGPCRGGIRFHPSMNLSIAKFLGFEQTLKNALSPYKLGGAAGGSDFDPKGKSDNEIMRFCQSFMNEIYRYLGPDKDLPAEEMGVGTREMGYLFGQYRRLVGHFQGSFTGPRIFWSGSSLRTEATGYGLVFFAQLMLADMNKELKGLRCVVSGSGKIAMHVLEKLIAYGAVPVTVSDSKGYLVDDEGFDYVKISFLRDIKAHQRSLRDYSKTYARSKYYDEAKPWNERCDVAFPCASQNEIDQSDALNLVNSGCRILVEGSNMPCTPEAVEVLRKANVLIAPAMAAGAGGVVAGELELNHECNLMHWSPEDFESKLQEAVKQTYQRALKAASDFGYQKESPEALVHGAAISAFLTIAQAMTEQGCV; from the exons ATGTTGCTGCGGACTGGTGGAGTAGGGATGAATTCTGCAATGGATGATATGAACTTGATTCAGCAGGCGCAGAGGCATCACTTAGTCGTAAGGGAACTTGGGGAGGAGATTGACCTGGAAATTGGCCATGGGGATGATGAACCTTCATTTGCTAACAACCCTCTCCTAACTGGCCCACCAAGTGAACCTTCTGTGGAGGAGCATGATGAAGCCAAGAATATTATGGTTTCTCAACTTCCGATTGAAGATCAAGATATGTCAAAGGCACAAGCagtaaaaaggaagaagaaggtggTAAAACGATGGAGAGAGGAATGGGCTGATACTTACAAGTGGGCATATGTAGATGTGAAGGATGGAACTGCAAGGATATTCTGCTCTATTTGTAGAGAATATGGTAGGAAGCACAGAAGGAATCCATATGGGAATGAAGGCAGTAGGAATATGCAGATGAGTGCATTGGAAGAACATAATAATAGTTTGCTTCACAAGGAGGCACTTCGTCTTCAGATAGCCTCCAAGGACAAGATCGTTGTCGACAAACCTATTTATGTAAAAG CACTCATGTCAAAAACGGCTGGATCAATTGTTGAAGCTGCACTTAGAAGGGATCCCCATGAGGCTGAGTTTATACAATCAGTGCAAGAGGCTGTCCATGGTTTAGAAAGagtaattgcaaagaatactca TTATGTCAACATCATGGAGCGCTTGCTAGAACCTGAACGTATGCTTCTTTTTCGAGTTCCTTGGGTGGATGACAGGGGTGAGACACATGTCAATAGAGGGTTTCGAGTACATTTTAATCAGGCATTGGGTCCATGTAGGGGTGGCATTCGATTTCATCCTTCTATGAACTTAAGTATTGCTAAGTTTCTTGGTTTTGAACAG ACATTAAAGAATGCCTTATCACCATACAAATTGGGAGGAGCTGCCGGTGGAAGTGATTTTGATCCAAAAGGAAAAAGTGATAATGAG ATTATGCGCTTTTGCCAAAGTTTCATGAATGAGATCTATAGATATCTGGGTCCTGACAAG GACCTTCCTGCAGAGGAGATGGGAGTTGGTACTCGAGAAATGGGATATCTCTTTGGGCAGTATAGACGTCTAGTTGGTCATTTTCAG GGAAGTTTTACAGGGCCAAGGATATTTTGGTCTGGCTCTAGCCTTCGAACTGAAGCTACTGGCTATGGGCTG GTTTTCTTTGCTCAGCTTATGCTTGCAGACATGAATAAAGAACTCAAAGGACTAAG ATGTGTTGTAAGTGGTTCTGGAAAGATTGCAATGCATGTTCTGGAGAAGCTTATTGCTTACGGTGCTGTCCCTGTCACCGTATCAG ATTCTAAGGGATACTTGGTGGATGATGAAGGATTCGATTACGTGAAAATATCATTTCTTCGAGATATCAAAGCCCATCAGAGAAGTTTGAG AGATTACTCGAAGACTTATGCTCGGTCTAAGTACTATGATGAAGCAAAACCTTGGAATGAAAGGTGTGATGTTGCATTTCCTTGCGCTTCCCAAAATGAAATTGACCAATCTGATGCCCTTAATCTGGTTAATTCAGGTTGTCGTATACTAGTAGAAG GTTCAAACATGCCCTGTACACCTGAAGCTGTTGAGGTCTTGAGAAAAGCAAATGTTCTTATTGCTCCTGCTATGGCAGCTGGCGCTGGAGGG GTTGTTGCTGGGGAGCTTGAATTAAACCATGAATGCAATTTGATGCACTGGTCCCCTGAGGACTTTGAATCAAAGTTGCAG GAAGCGGTGAAACAGACATACCAAAGAGCCCTCAAGGCAGCAAGTGATTTTGGTTACCAAAAAGAGAGTCCTGA AGCCTTGGTACATGGAGCTGCCATATCTGCCTTTCTAACTATTGCTCAAGCTATGACTGAACAAGGATGTGTATAA
- the LOC110647012 gene encoding uncharacterized protein LOC110647012 isoform X2, with translation MNSAMDDMNLIQQAQRHHLVVRELGEEIDLEIGHGDDEPSFANNPLLTGPPSEPSVEEHDEAKNIMVSQLPIEDQDMSKAQAVKRKKKVVKRWREEWADTYKWAYVDVKDGTARIFCSICREYGRKHRRNPYGNEGSRNMQMSALEEHNNSLLHKEALRLQIASKDKIVVDKPIYVKALMSKTAGSIVEAALRRDPHEAEFIQSVQEAVHGLERVIAKNTHYVNIMERLLEPERMLLFRVPWVDDRGETHVNRGFRVHFNQALGPCRGGIRFHPSMNLSIAKFLGFEQTLKNALSPYKLGGAAGGSDFDPKGKSDNEIMRFCQSFMNEIYRYLGPDKDLPAEEMGVGTREMGYLFGQYRRLVGHFQGSFTGPRIFWSGSSLRTEATGYGLVFFAQLMLADMNKELKGLRCVVSGSGKIAMHVLEKLIAYGAVPVTVSDSKGYLVDDEGFDYVKISFLRDIKAHQRSLRDYSKTYARSKYYDEAKPWNERCDVAFPCASQNEIDQSDALNLVNSGCRILVEGSNMPCTPEAVEVLRKANVLIAPAMAAGAGGVVAGELELNHECNLMHWSPEDFESKLQEAVKQTYQRALKAASDFGYQKESPEALVHGAAISAFLTIAQAMTEQGCV, from the exons ATGAATTCTGCAATGGATGATATGAACTTGATTCAGCAGGCGCAGAGGCATCACTTAGTCGTAAGGGAACTTGGGGAGGAGATTGACCTGGAAATTGGCCATGGGGATGATGAACCTTCATTTGCTAACAACCCTCTCCTAACTGGCCCACCAAGTGAACCTTCTGTGGAGGAGCATGATGAAGCCAAGAATATTATGGTTTCTCAACTTCCGATTGAAGATCAAGATATGTCAAAGGCACAAGCagtaaaaaggaagaagaaggtggTAAAACGATGGAGAGAGGAATGGGCTGATACTTACAAGTGGGCATATGTAGATGTGAAGGATGGAACTGCAAGGATATTCTGCTCTATTTGTAGAGAATATGGTAGGAAGCACAGAAGGAATCCATATGGGAATGAAGGCAGTAGGAATATGCAGATGAGTGCATTGGAAGAACATAATAATAGTTTGCTTCACAAGGAGGCACTTCGTCTTCAGATAGCCTCCAAGGACAAGATCGTTGTCGACAAACCTATTTATGTAAAAG CACTCATGTCAAAAACGGCTGGATCAATTGTTGAAGCTGCACTTAGAAGGGATCCCCATGAGGCTGAGTTTATACAATCAGTGCAAGAGGCTGTCCATGGTTTAGAAAGagtaattgcaaagaatactca TTATGTCAACATCATGGAGCGCTTGCTAGAACCTGAACGTATGCTTCTTTTTCGAGTTCCTTGGGTGGATGACAGGGGTGAGACACATGTCAATAGAGGGTTTCGAGTACATTTTAATCAGGCATTGGGTCCATGTAGGGGTGGCATTCGATTTCATCCTTCTATGAACTTAAGTATTGCTAAGTTTCTTGGTTTTGAACAG ACATTAAAGAATGCCTTATCACCATACAAATTGGGAGGAGCTGCCGGTGGAAGTGATTTTGATCCAAAAGGAAAAAGTGATAATGAG ATTATGCGCTTTTGCCAAAGTTTCATGAATGAGATCTATAGATATCTGGGTCCTGACAAG GACCTTCCTGCAGAGGAGATGGGAGTTGGTACTCGAGAAATGGGATATCTCTTTGGGCAGTATAGACGTCTAGTTGGTCATTTTCAG GGAAGTTTTACAGGGCCAAGGATATTTTGGTCTGGCTCTAGCCTTCGAACTGAAGCTACTGGCTATGGGCTG GTTTTCTTTGCTCAGCTTATGCTTGCAGACATGAATAAAGAACTCAAAGGACTAAG ATGTGTTGTAAGTGGTTCTGGAAAGATTGCAATGCATGTTCTGGAGAAGCTTATTGCTTACGGTGCTGTCCCTGTCACCGTATCAG ATTCTAAGGGATACTTGGTGGATGATGAAGGATTCGATTACGTGAAAATATCATTTCTTCGAGATATCAAAGCCCATCAGAGAAGTTTGAG AGATTACTCGAAGACTTATGCTCGGTCTAAGTACTATGATGAAGCAAAACCTTGGAATGAAAGGTGTGATGTTGCATTTCCTTGCGCTTCCCAAAATGAAATTGACCAATCTGATGCCCTTAATCTGGTTAATTCAGGTTGTCGTATACTAGTAGAAG GTTCAAACATGCCCTGTACACCTGAAGCTGTTGAGGTCTTGAGAAAAGCAAATGTTCTTATTGCTCCTGCTATGGCAGCTGGCGCTGGAGGG GTTGTTGCTGGGGAGCTTGAATTAAACCATGAATGCAATTTGATGCACTGGTCCCCTGAGGACTTTGAATCAAAGTTGCAG GAAGCGGTGAAACAGACATACCAAAGAGCCCTCAAGGCAGCAAGTGATTTTGGTTACCAAAAAGAGAGTCCTGA AGCCTTGGTACATGGAGCTGCCATATCTGCCTTTCTAACTATTGCTCAAGCTATGACTGAACAAGGATGTGTATAA
- the LOC110647005 gene encoding uncharacterized protein LOC110647005 — protein sequence MYGGSSKLGGRGGGRGGGAVGTKRLSSFPPPPPHRPSTATNHRLSIGGNSNHRNRSGPSASMSATTAAVEETFSLIPGNNPPAFSMIIRLAPDLVDEIRRAEAQGGTARIKFDSMGSNTNGNVIDVGGKEFRFTWSREFGDLCDIYEERQSGEDGNGLLVESGCAWRKVNVQRILDESTTNHVKMRSEEADRKHKSRKAIVLDHGNPSMKSQIKQLAAAESNPWRMPFKKKEPPFKKRKVESVVPKSTFKPGVSSTATVKGRRSSSPLPCTPEKSVTPASPFGTGNVSKVNIEEVTPTQTRSKENVTNTEKEIQNKAFRAVRETPGHKGNFGTKPMDLQSEDPKGMSLKALEKVVGDKIPNSTKKTEPIMKKIGTSQASGRYLSKPGVELESFKKPSSESGSSPEDDHRQTFVPEDNHNHRPATESRFAEKSSAVGFEKHAQSNSKFDEESNTLEKIDIQQHLPDLFGEKKVSDNSEGQAGSSSDSGSDSDSESDSSDSGSDSGSHSRSRSRSPVGSGSGSSSDSESDASSNSKEGSDEDVDILSDDDKEPQHKLQASEPKFSLSPDQWRSGQNGTDEKQDGDGSDPVDVEGLGSAALDVEGHESDAVDIEKDLADDEKEVELAANDSFVPSKEGNKPVEGDKFIFSDHDAIQEPQTFLGALFDDNENMVRDSFRHEQSDSSERLSKRVPDVKHSDEKSECAKRLKVESLSQAFISEGRDAWLSQSPRNRDVEETYRVPAIQGINRTDRQGNADFAPQKAYNQAFSGKPSSDFQQPGQSSSDKNAQSKASSSDTTRRSKHSGSSGQGRKLSEKGSYVHEGFPIQREKSSRDTQNEDNFVKEKKVPRKPKDGGAGGRHSAPFDSHYRKHGETFGKFKDATQVTNSHMASSPMDGNRVDMEKFPAVSERTLQRELSELESGEFREPLLDEAPVKKIFERKGSFKQSENKPSTSNNHISDLSKVKPVGRAALDSGKLSPPSLGTGFKETPDHHTEDLMRSHHKILPSHSRQLSSIDNTEVGSHLGKLADANSRLRQNEAGAKPGNSIEGYGESHKRAPANGQQLHDSKRGQVSHMKRESKTQTSNMKADLVDGQKDIILTEVNNNARKRRESSSEEDSSSYSKYEKDVPELKGPIKDFLQYEEYVQEYRDKYDSYCSLNKILENYRKDFQKLGNDLEFAKGRDMDRYHKILLQLKESYRHCGARHKQLKKIFIVLHEELKSLKQRIKEYAVSYTKD from the exons ATGTATGGTGGCTCCTCTAAGCTCGGCGGCCGAGGTGGCGGCCGGGGAGGCGGTGCCGTAGGCACCAAGCGCCTCTCTTCGTTCCCTCCGCCTCCACCCCACCGGCCTTCTACAGCCACGAACCATCGCCTCTCCATCGGAGGCAATTCCAATCATCGCAATCGCTCCGGTCCCAGCGCTTCCATGTCGGCAACAACAGCTGCCGTTGAAGAGACCTTCTCCCTTATCCCTGGTAATAACCCACCTGCCTTTTCAATGATTATAAGACTGGCGCCGGACTTGGTGGACGAGATCAGGAGGGCTGAAGCGCAGGGTGGCACTGCCAGGATTAAGTTTGATTCAATGGGCAGTAATACCAATGGAAAC GTTATTGATGTGGGTGGTAAGGAATTCAGATTTACATGGTCGAGGGAATTTGGTGACCTCTGTGACATTTATGAAGAACGACAAAGTGGTGAAGATGGAAATGGTTTGCTTGTTGAATCTGGTTGTGCCTGGCGTAAGGTGAATGTCCAACGTATCTTGGATGAATCAACCACGAACCATGTTAAGATGCGGTCAGAGGAAGCTGATCGCAAACATAAATCACGCAA AGCTATTGTGTTAGATCATGGGAACCCATCCATGAAGAGTCAAATAAAGCAATTGGCAGCTGCTGAGT CTAATCCATGGAGGATGCCCTTTAAAAAGAAAGAGCCTCCATTTAAAAAACGGAAAGTTGAATCAGTAG TCCCCAAATCTACTTTTAAACCTGGAGTTTCTTCAACCGCTACTGTAAAGGGTAGACGCTCATCTTCACCTCTGCCATGTACACCTGAGAAATCTGTCACTCCAGCATCTCCGTTTGGAACTGGAAATGTGTCTAAGGTGAACATTGAAGAAGTGACACCGACCCAGACTAGAAGTAAAGAGAACGTGACTAATACAGAGAAAGAAATCCAGAATAAGGCTTTTAGAGCTGTACGGGAGACACCTGGGCATAAAGGGAACTTTGGGACTAAGCCAATGGATTTACAGAGTGAGGATCCTAAAGGGATGAGCTTGAAG GCCTTGGAGAAAGTTGTTGGGGATAAAATTCCTAACTCTACTAAGAAGACAGAACCCATTATGAAGAAA ATTGGAACTTCTCAAGCTTCAGGAAGATATTTGTCGAAACCAGGAGTGGAGTTGGAAAGCTTCAAGAAACCCTCATCTGAAAGTGGAAG TTCTCCTGAAGATGACCATCGGCAGACTTTTGTTCCTGAAGACAACCATAATCACAGACCTGCTACAGAATCAAGATTTGCAGAGAAAAGCTCTGCTGTTGGATTTGAGAAACATGCCCAGTCAAACTCTAAATTTGATGAAGAATCAAATACATTAGAAAAAATTGATATCCAACAGCATTTACCTGATTTGTTTGGTGAGAAGAAAGTCTCTGACAATAGTGAGGGGCAGGCCGGCAGCTCTAGTGATAGTGGCAGTGACAGTGATAGTGAAAGTGACAGTAGTGACAGTGGCAGTGACAGTGGAAGCCACAGTAGAAGCAGAAGTAGAAGCCCAGTAGGAAGTGGAAGTGGGAGTAGTAGTGATAGTGAAAGTGATGCTTCATCCAACAGCAAAGAGGGCTCTGATGAGGATGTGGATATTCTAAGTGATGATGACAAAGAGCCCCAACATAAACTACAGGCCTCTGAACCAAAGTTCTCACTATCACCAGATCAATGGCGGTCTGGGCAGAATGGGACAGATGAGAAGCAAGATGGTGATGGATCTGATCCAGTTGACGTTGAGGGTCTTGGATCTGCTGCCCTTGACGTTGAAGGTCATGAGTCTGATGCTGTTGACATTGAGAAAGATTTGGCTGATGACGAGAAGGAAGTTGAATTGGCTGCAAATGATAGTTTTGTTCCCAGCAAAGAAGGCAACAAACCTGTGGAAGGAGATAAATTTATTTTCTCTGATCATGATGCCATCCAAgagccccaaactttcttaggaGCACTGTTTGATGATAATGAAAATATGGTTAGGGACAGCTTCAGGCATGAGCAATCTGACAGTTCCGAGAGGTTATCCAAAAGGGTTCCTGATGTGAAGCACTCCGATGAGAAATCTGAATGTGCTAAAAGATTGAAAGTTGAAAGCTTGTCTCAAGCGTTCATTTCTGAGGGTAGGGATGCCTGGTTATCTCAGAGTCCTCGCAATAGAGATGTTGAAGAAACCTACAGGGTCCCTGCCATTCAAGGAATTAATAGAACAGATAGGCAAGGAAATGCCGATTTTGCCCCACAAAAGGCTTATAACCAGGCATTTTCTGGAAAACCTAGTTCAGATTTTCAGCAACCAGGACAAAGTTCTTCTGATAAAAATGCTCAGTCTAAGGCATCTAGTTCTGATACAACACGGAGATCTAAACACTCTGGGAGCTCAGGACAAGGTCGTAAATTATCTGAAAAAGGTTCTTATGTGCATGAAGGTTTTCCCATTCAAAGAGAAAAGTCTTCCAGGGACACTCAAAATGAGGATAATTTTGTGAAGGAGAAAAAGGTGCCAAGAAAACCCAAGGATGGTGGAGCTGGAGGCAGACACTCAGCTCCCTTTGATTCTCATTATAGAAAACATGGTGAAACATTTGGGAAATTCAAGGATGCTACACAAGTTACAAACTCACACATGGCGTCTTCACCAATGGATGGCAATAGAGTTGATATGGAAAAATTCCCAGCTGTCAGTGAAAGAACCCTCCAAAGAGAGCTTTCAGAATTGGAGTCAGGAGAATTTCGTGAGCCATTGCTTGATGAAGCaccagttaaaaaaatttttgaaaggaAGGGTTCTTTTAAACAGTCAGAGAACAAACCAAGCACTTCAAACAACCATATTTCAGATTTAAGTAAGGTAAAACCTGTTGGAAGGGCAGCATTGGACTCAGGAAAGCTTTCTCCACCCAGTCTAGGTACTGGGTTTAAGGAGACTCCTGATCATCATACTGAAGATTTAATGAGATCTCACCATAAGATTTTGCCGTCTCATTCACGACAGCTTTCAAGTATAGATAACACTGAAGTTGGATCACACCTTGGCAAGTTAGCGGATGCAAATAGCAGATTAAGACAGAATGAAGCTGGGGCAAAACCAGGAAATAGTATCGAAGGCTATGGAGAAAGCCATAAAAGAGCCCCCGCCAATGGGCAGCAGCTGCATGACTCTAAACGTGGGCAGGTTTCCCACATGAAGAGGGAAAGCAAAACACAGACATCTAATATGAAGGCTGACTTGGTAGATGGACAGAAGGATATAATTTTGACTGAGGTCAATAATAATGCTCGAAAGAGGAGAGAATCTTCTTCTGAGGAAGACAGCTCTTCTTATTCTAAATATGAGAAGGATGTGCCAGAGCTTAAGGGACCAATTAAGGATTTTCTTCA GTACGAAGAATATGTGCAGGAATACCGTGATAAGTATGATAGTTACTGCTCCTTGAACAAGATCCTAGAGAATTACAG GAAAGATTTCCAAAAACTGGGAAATGACCTTGAATTTGCGAAAGGCAGGGATATGGACAGATATCATAAGATCTTGCTGCAGTTGAAGGAATCTTATCGTCATTGTGGGGCG AGACACAAACAGTTGAAGAAGATATTCATTGTGCTTCATGAAGAACTAAAG AGCCTTAAGCAAAGGATTAAGGAATACGCTGTCTCATACACAAAAGATTGA